In Dendropsophus ebraccatus isolate aDenEbr1 chromosome 14, aDenEbr1.pat, whole genome shotgun sequence, the following proteins share a genomic window:
- the TTLL9 gene encoding probable tubulin polyglutamylase TTLL9 isoform X1, giving the protein MRWSPAAGSMSRGKVATNRNPYGYQRQKEREPRSCIRYKCGLLNTIADVLRQRPGWTEVKEDGEWDFYWCDVGWLRENFDHIYMEEHVRICHFRNHYELTRKNFMVKNLKRFRKQLERESGRLEAAKCDFFPKTFELPAEYHLFVEEFRRNPGITWIMKPVARSQGKGIFLFRKLKDIIDWRKDGGRSDEQRDEIPVENYVAQRYIENPYLIGGRKFDLRVYVLVTSYTPLRAWLYRDGFARFSNTRFTLSSIDDQYIHLTNVAIQKTAPDYDPEKGCKWMIQQLRQYLTAKHGPVAVETLFQNIDNIFIKSLQSVQKIIINDKHCFELYGYDILLDEDLKPWLLEVNASPSLTASSQEDYDLKCRLLEDTLHVVDMEGRLTGKERRVGGFDLMWNDGPVSRDDGQLDGISSGNLMANTHLGERRPVLTACSPYHCLGAHLLTHPLHPQAASMTERRT; this is encoded by the exons ATGAGGTGGTCGCCGGCTGCAGGCAGCATGTCCCGGGGAAAG GTGGCTACAAACAGGAATCCGTACGGTTACCAGCGGCAGAAGGAGCG AGAGCCCCGATCCTGCATCCGGTACAAGTGCGGCCTCCTTAACACCATAGCGGACGTGCTGAGACAGCGGCCCGGCTGGACGGAGGTGAAGGA AGATGGAGAATGGGATTTTTACTGGTGTGACGTCGGCTGGCTGCGCGAGAACTTCGACCACATCTACATGGAGGAACACGTGCGCATCTGCCACTTCCGCAATCACTACGAG TTGACCAGGAAAAACTTTATGGTTAAGAATCTGAAGCGTTTCCGGAAGCAGCTGGAGCGAGAGTCCGGCCGCCTCGAGGCTGCAAAATGCGACTTCTTCCCCAAGACCTTTGAACTTCCTGCAGAGTATCACCTGTTTGTAGAGGAATTCCGCAGGAACCCCGGGATCACGTGGATTATGAAGCCT GTGGCCAGATCCCAAGGAAAGGGGATTTTCCTTTTCCGGAAGCTAAAGGACATCATTGACTGGAGGAAG GATGGCGGCCGCTCAGATGAGCAGAGAGATGAGATCCCTGTAGAAAACTACGTGGCTCAGCGCTACATAGAGAATCCATACCTGATAGGAG GAAGAAAATTTGACCTGCGGGTCTACGTGCTGGTCACATCG TACACCCCCCTCCGGGCCTGGCTTTACCGCGATGGTTTTGCCCGATTCTCAAACACTCGTTTCACCCTCAGCAGCATCGACGATCAGT ATATTCACTTGACCAATGTGGCGATCCAGAAAACTGCTCCAGATTATGATCCTGAAAAG GGCTGCAAATGGATGATACAGCAGCTGCGGCAGTACCTGACGGCCAAGCACGGCCCGGTGGCAGTGGAGACCCTCTTTCAGAATATAGACAATATCTTCATCAAGAGCCTACAGAGCGTTCAGAAGATCATCATCAATGACAAGCATTGCTTTGAACTGTACGGATACGACATCTTGCTGGACGAGGACCTAAAACC GTGGCTGCTGGAGGTTAATGCTTCCCCCTCCCTGACCGCCAGCAGTCAAGAAGATTATGACCTGAAATGTCGTCTCCTGGAAGACACCCTGCACGTAGTGGACATGGAAGGAAG ACTAACAGGGAAGGAAAGGAGAGTCGGAGGTTTCGACCTCATGTGGAACGACGGCCCTGTATCCCGAGACGACGGACAGCTAGACGGTATCAGCAGCGGAAACTTAATGGCAAACACACACCTAGGTGAGAGGCGGCCTGTTCTTACAGCGTGCAGTCCCTATCATTGCCTTGgtgcacacttactgacacatccCCTCCACCCACAGGCTGCGTCAATGACAGAAAGAAGAACCTGA
- the TTLL9 gene encoding probable tubulin polyglutamylase TTLL9 isoform X2 has product MRWSPAAGSMSRGKVATNRNPYGYQRQKEREPRSCIRYKCGLLNTIADVLRQRPGWTEVKEDGEWDFYWCDVGWLRENFDHIYMEEHVRICHFRNHYELTRKNFMVKNLKRFRKQLERESGRLEAAKCDFFPKTFELPAEYHLFVEEFRRNPGITWIMKPVARSQGKGIFLFRKLKDIIDWRKDGGRSDEQRDEIPVENYVAQRYIENPYLIGGRKFDLRVYVLVTSYTPLRAWLYRDGFARFSNTRFTLSSIDDQYIHLTNVAIQKTAPDYDPEKGCKWMIQQLRQYLTAKHGPVAVETLFQNIDNIFIKSLQSVQKIIINDKHCFELYGYDILLDEDLKPWLLEVNASPSLTASSQEDYDLKCRLLEDTLHVVDMEGRLTGKERRVGGFDLMWNDGPVSRDDGQLDGISSGNLMANTHLGCVNDRKKNLRQLMKAASKKSSAT; this is encoded by the exons ATGAGGTGGTCGCCGGCTGCAGGCAGCATGTCCCGGGGAAAG GTGGCTACAAACAGGAATCCGTACGGTTACCAGCGGCAGAAGGAGCG AGAGCCCCGATCCTGCATCCGGTACAAGTGCGGCCTCCTTAACACCATAGCGGACGTGCTGAGACAGCGGCCCGGCTGGACGGAGGTGAAGGA AGATGGAGAATGGGATTTTTACTGGTGTGACGTCGGCTGGCTGCGCGAGAACTTCGACCACATCTACATGGAGGAACACGTGCGCATCTGCCACTTCCGCAATCACTACGAG TTGACCAGGAAAAACTTTATGGTTAAGAATCTGAAGCGTTTCCGGAAGCAGCTGGAGCGAGAGTCCGGCCGCCTCGAGGCTGCAAAATGCGACTTCTTCCCCAAGACCTTTGAACTTCCTGCAGAGTATCACCTGTTTGTAGAGGAATTCCGCAGGAACCCCGGGATCACGTGGATTATGAAGCCT GTGGCCAGATCCCAAGGAAAGGGGATTTTCCTTTTCCGGAAGCTAAAGGACATCATTGACTGGAGGAAG GATGGCGGCCGCTCAGATGAGCAGAGAGATGAGATCCCTGTAGAAAACTACGTGGCTCAGCGCTACATAGAGAATCCATACCTGATAGGAG GAAGAAAATTTGACCTGCGGGTCTACGTGCTGGTCACATCG TACACCCCCCTCCGGGCCTGGCTTTACCGCGATGGTTTTGCCCGATTCTCAAACACTCGTTTCACCCTCAGCAGCATCGACGATCAGT ATATTCACTTGACCAATGTGGCGATCCAGAAAACTGCTCCAGATTATGATCCTGAAAAG GGCTGCAAATGGATGATACAGCAGCTGCGGCAGTACCTGACGGCCAAGCACGGCCCGGTGGCAGTGGAGACCCTCTTTCAGAATATAGACAATATCTTCATCAAGAGCCTACAGAGCGTTCAGAAGATCATCATCAATGACAAGCATTGCTTTGAACTGTACGGATACGACATCTTGCTGGACGAGGACCTAAAACC GTGGCTGCTGGAGGTTAATGCTTCCCCCTCCCTGACCGCCAGCAGTCAAGAAGATTATGACCTGAAATGTCGTCTCCTGGAAGACACCCTGCACGTAGTGGACATGGAAGGAAG ACTAACAGGGAAGGAAAGGAGAGTCGGAGGTTTCGACCTCATGTGGAACGACGGCCCTGTATCCCGAGACGACGGACAGCTAGACGGTATCAGCAGCGGAAACTTAATGGCAAACACACACCTAG GCTGCGTCAATGACAGAAAGAAGAACCTGAGACAACTCATGAAAGCCGCCAGTAAGAAATCATCGGCTACTTAA
- the TTLL9 gene encoding probable tubulin polyglutamylase TTLL9 isoform X3, producing the protein MRWSPAAGSMSRGKVATNRNPYGYQRQKEREPRSCIRYKCGLLNTIADVLRQRPGWTEVKEDGEWDFYWCDVGWLRENFDHIYMEEHVRICHFRNHYEVARSQGKGIFLFRKLKDIIDWRKDGGRSDEQRDEIPVENYVAQRYIENPYLIGGRKFDLRVYVLVTSYTPLRAWLYRDGFARFSNTRFTLSSIDDQYIHLTNVAIQKTAPDYDPEKGCKWMIQQLRQYLTAKHGPVAVETLFQNIDNIFIKSLQSVQKIIINDKHCFELYGYDILLDEDLKPWLLEVNASPSLTASSQEDYDLKCRLLEDTLHVVDMEGRLTGKERRVGGFDLMWNDGPVSRDDGQLDGISSGNLMANTHLGERRPVLTACSPYHCLGAHLLTHPLHPQAASMTERRT; encoded by the exons ATGAGGTGGTCGCCGGCTGCAGGCAGCATGTCCCGGGGAAAG GTGGCTACAAACAGGAATCCGTACGGTTACCAGCGGCAGAAGGAGCG AGAGCCCCGATCCTGCATCCGGTACAAGTGCGGCCTCCTTAACACCATAGCGGACGTGCTGAGACAGCGGCCCGGCTGGACGGAGGTGAAGGA AGATGGAGAATGGGATTTTTACTGGTGTGACGTCGGCTGGCTGCGCGAGAACTTCGACCACATCTACATGGAGGAACACGTGCGCATCTGCCACTTCCGCAATCACTACGAG GTGGCCAGATCCCAAGGAAAGGGGATTTTCCTTTTCCGGAAGCTAAAGGACATCATTGACTGGAGGAAG GATGGCGGCCGCTCAGATGAGCAGAGAGATGAGATCCCTGTAGAAAACTACGTGGCTCAGCGCTACATAGAGAATCCATACCTGATAGGAG GAAGAAAATTTGACCTGCGGGTCTACGTGCTGGTCACATCG TACACCCCCCTCCGGGCCTGGCTTTACCGCGATGGTTTTGCCCGATTCTCAAACACTCGTTTCACCCTCAGCAGCATCGACGATCAGT ATATTCACTTGACCAATGTGGCGATCCAGAAAACTGCTCCAGATTATGATCCTGAAAAG GGCTGCAAATGGATGATACAGCAGCTGCGGCAGTACCTGACGGCCAAGCACGGCCCGGTGGCAGTGGAGACCCTCTTTCAGAATATAGACAATATCTTCATCAAGAGCCTACAGAGCGTTCAGAAGATCATCATCAATGACAAGCATTGCTTTGAACTGTACGGATACGACATCTTGCTGGACGAGGACCTAAAACC GTGGCTGCTGGAGGTTAATGCTTCCCCCTCCCTGACCGCCAGCAGTCAAGAAGATTATGACCTGAAATGTCGTCTCCTGGAAGACACCCTGCACGTAGTGGACATGGAAGGAAG ACTAACAGGGAAGGAAAGGAGAGTCGGAGGTTTCGACCTCATGTGGAACGACGGCCCTGTATCCCGAGACGACGGACAGCTAGACGGTATCAGCAGCGGAAACTTAATGGCAAACACACACCTAGGTGAGAGGCGGCCTGTTCTTACAGCGTGCAGTCCCTATCATTGCCTTGgtgcacacttactgacacatccCCTCCACCCACAGGCTGCGTCAATGACAGAAAGAAGAACCTGA
- the TTLL9 gene encoding probable tubulin polyglutamylase TTLL9 isoform X4, with protein sequence MEEHVRICHFRNHYELTRKNFMVKNLKRFRKQLERESGRLEAAKCDFFPKTFELPAEYHLFVEEFRRNPGITWIMKPVARSQGKGIFLFRKLKDIIDWRKDGGRSDEQRDEIPVENYVAQRYIENPYLIGGRKFDLRVYVLVTSYTPLRAWLYRDGFARFSNTRFTLSSIDDQYIHLTNVAIQKTAPDYDPEKGCKWMIQQLRQYLTAKHGPVAVETLFQNIDNIFIKSLQSVQKIIINDKHCFELYGYDILLDEDLKPWLLEVNASPSLTASSQEDYDLKCRLLEDTLHVVDMEGRLTGKERRVGGFDLMWNDGPVSRDDGQLDGISSGNLMANTHLGERRPVLTACSPYHCLGAHLLTHPLHPQAASMTERRT encoded by the exons ATGGAGGAACACGTGCGCATCTGCCACTTCCGCAATCACTACGAG TTGACCAGGAAAAACTTTATGGTTAAGAATCTGAAGCGTTTCCGGAAGCAGCTGGAGCGAGAGTCCGGCCGCCTCGAGGCTGCAAAATGCGACTTCTTCCCCAAGACCTTTGAACTTCCTGCAGAGTATCACCTGTTTGTAGAGGAATTCCGCAGGAACCCCGGGATCACGTGGATTATGAAGCCT GTGGCCAGATCCCAAGGAAAGGGGATTTTCCTTTTCCGGAAGCTAAAGGACATCATTGACTGGAGGAAG GATGGCGGCCGCTCAGATGAGCAGAGAGATGAGATCCCTGTAGAAAACTACGTGGCTCAGCGCTACATAGAGAATCCATACCTGATAGGAG GAAGAAAATTTGACCTGCGGGTCTACGTGCTGGTCACATCG TACACCCCCCTCCGGGCCTGGCTTTACCGCGATGGTTTTGCCCGATTCTCAAACACTCGTTTCACCCTCAGCAGCATCGACGATCAGT ATATTCACTTGACCAATGTGGCGATCCAGAAAACTGCTCCAGATTATGATCCTGAAAAG GGCTGCAAATGGATGATACAGCAGCTGCGGCAGTACCTGACGGCCAAGCACGGCCCGGTGGCAGTGGAGACCCTCTTTCAGAATATAGACAATATCTTCATCAAGAGCCTACAGAGCGTTCAGAAGATCATCATCAATGACAAGCATTGCTTTGAACTGTACGGATACGACATCTTGCTGGACGAGGACCTAAAACC GTGGCTGCTGGAGGTTAATGCTTCCCCCTCCCTGACCGCCAGCAGTCAAGAAGATTATGACCTGAAATGTCGTCTCCTGGAAGACACCCTGCACGTAGTGGACATGGAAGGAAG ACTAACAGGGAAGGAAAGGAGAGTCGGAGGTTTCGACCTCATGTGGAACGACGGCCCTGTATCCCGAGACGACGGACAGCTAGACGGTATCAGCAGCGGAAACTTAATGGCAAACACACACCTAGGTGAGAGGCGGCCTGTTCTTACAGCGTGCAGTCCCTATCATTGCCTTGgtgcacacttactgacacatccCCTCCACCCACAGGCTGCGTCAATGACAGAAAGAAGAACCTGA
- the PDRG1 gene encoding p53 and DNA damage-regulated protein 1, translating to MENYGGTESVLAYLQEVERKAEDVLGDRRQIVDLDMKRNQNREALRALSGDPSQSGPVTVCFGNMFINLPKDKVKAMIEQDQEQLDGEINRLRSQLKVKVNQLYEAQGQPELKGFHLTPLDPDEVKAINKVLKG from the exons ATGGAGAACTACGGGGGGACGGAGAGTGTGCTGGCCTATCTGCAGGAGGTGGAGAGGAAGGCGGAGGATGTGCTGGGAGACCGGCGCCAG ATTGTGGACCTCGACATGAAAAGGAATCAGAACAGAGAGGCCTTACGGGCGCTCAGCGGGGACCCCTCTCAGTCAG GGCCGGTGACAGTCTGCTTCGGGAACATGTTCATAAACCTTCCAAAAGATAAAGTCAAGGCAATGATTGAGCAAG ATCAGGAACAATTGGATGGAGAAATCAATAGACTTCGCTCTCAGCTAAAAGTGAAGGTGAACCAGTTATATGAGGCGCAAG GTCAACCGGAGCTGAAAGGCTTCCACCTGACTCCGCTGGATCCGGATGAAGTCAAGGCGATCAATAAAGTTCTCAAGGGATGA